A window of Hymenobacter siberiensis genomic DNA:
GCCACCAGGCAGGCCACGGTCATGCGCACGGCGTGGCGGAACACGGCCGATTTCATGGTAAAATTCTGGCTCAGGGCGCGCAGCTCGATTTCCTGGCGAGCCACAAACTGGGTATGGTCGGCGGCACGGCTGGCGGCAGGCGCGGCGGCCGAAAGGGCCTCATCAAAATAGCGACGGATGTTGCCCACGCGCTGGATGATGTCGCGCAGGTTCACCAGTATTTTCTTCAATACCAGCGCATTGGCACCGGAATCCGCATCGGTGTCGAGGGCACTGATGCGGGCCTGCAGGCGGTCCCACTCGGCCGTGAGCACGGGGCCGGTACCGGGGTGCGCGTGGTTGGTCTGGATGGCCACGCCGAGGTGGTCCAATTCGGTGGCGACGTGCCGGATGAGCCGGGCCACGTCTTCCAGCACGCCGGTGTGGCCAAATGCTTCGCGCACGGCCGAGTAGTCGTAATACCCCACCGTGATGCGCTCGTACAGGTCCACCGTTTCCACGAAGGTGAGCACCAGGCGACGGCCGGTGCTGGTGGTTTCATTCACAATCTGGCGGGTGCGGAAGATGAGGTCGCGCACGGCTTCCTGCTTTTCATTCACCACCACTTGCTGGGCCACCAGCTGGCGGTAGTCCTCCTCCAGGGCCGTGGCGGGGTTGTAGAACTTGGCTTTGAGGTCCAGAAACCGCGCCAGGGCGTGAATACACTCACCCAGCGCCTGTTGGGCCGGGCGGTAGGGCCGCACCTGGTAGGCCACCAGGGCCAGCCCCGCGTACCAGATGCCGCCCAGCAGCAGCAGGCCCGCGTGGGCCGGCGCGGCGGCCAGGGCAGGTGGGTGGGCCAGCAGCAGCACCACGCTCAGCAAAGTAGCGGTGCCCACGGCCCCCGCACGCGCTCCCCAGACAAGCAGCATGGTCAACCCGAAACTCAGCGCCCCGATTTCGAGGGCCAGCGTCCAAACGTTGAGGGCGGCCGCGCCCGTGAGCAGGGCCGTGAGGCCCACCAGCACCAGGGCGGCCAGCATGCCGTTGCGGCGGTGCGCGGCCGGGCCGGGCGTGTCGGTCACGCTCACGCACACGGCCCCGGTCGCGATGCTCAGGCCCGCCTCGAAATGCCCCCACTGCCCCAGCAGCACCGCCGGCAACAGAATGGACACCGTGACCCGTACCCCATCGGAAAAATTCTGGCCGGAAAAGAAGTATCGGAGGCGGCGCGTCTGGTGGTTCATGCGGCGGGAGCGGGTAATACCGCAAGTAACGCGAAGAACGACCAAATGGGTTAGCAGGCCGGCGCGTGCACGCGGTATTTCGCGCTACAACTGCTGCAGCGACGGGCGTTCAGGCTCGTCGTAGGCCGTCGAGTCGCCGTCTTCATATACGACGCTTTCCAGGTCGTCGACGCAGGTTTCGAGCTCGGCTACTTCTTCTTCCTTGTCGGCCAGCTGCTGGCGCAGGCGGGCCAGCTCGCGGGTTTGCTGCTGCTGCCCGGCTTCGAGGCGGGCCAGGCGCTGCTGGTCGGCCTGGCATGCGGGCAGCGCAAGGGCCAACGCAGCCAACAGCGCGGCGCGGCGGCCGTGGGCCAAAGTCAATGGAAATTTCATTACCCCAAAATTACGCCCCGCCGGGTGTAGCCCATTGGCTTTGGCCCACGGCCGCCCCCGCTCCATATAGACTAATACATCACATCATTCACCGCCTCGACTTTGGGCGGCAGCTCGGTTTCTTCGAGCAGCTCGCGCAGGTCGATTTCGATGCTGCGGCAGATGGCCGTCATTGGCACGTCGTAGATGTCATTTTCGAAGGGGTTTTCGCTGGTGTAGCCCGCCGCTTCAATCACGTTAAATACCCACGATACGAGCACCGAAAACGGCACCATCAGCCAGACGCGGTACTGGCCAGGGCCTGACGGCTATCAAACTCCTCCACCAAACCCAGCGGCAGAATGGCCGCGAACACCCACACAAACACAAAGCTGAAGTAGGCAAACTGGCGCGGAAACGGCGTATTCTTGATGCGCTCGCAGCCGCCCTGCGCGTTTAGCAGGTCCTGAATGGTCTGCATCATGGCCACCTGGCGGAACTCGGTGAGCAGGCCGCGCTTATAGAGCTCGCGCAGCTCCACGCTCTGGCGGCGCAGCAGGTGAGTGGGCGGGTTGCTGAGCATTTTGGCCATCTGGGCTTCGGCCGGGGGCAGGAACGGGGCTACTTCGGTGTCCCAGAGGGCGGCGGTCTGGCGGCGCAGGTGCAGGCGCAGGGCGTTGCACCAGGCAATCTGGCGGTAGAGCAGGCGGCGGTGCAGCTCGGTGATGTAGCGCGGGTCGAGGCCCACGCCGTCGGGCATGGCCTGCACATAATCGAAGGAGCGGATGGCCCACACGCGGCTCGTGTTCACGATGCTGCCCCACAACTGCCGGCCTTCCCAGAACCGGTCGTAGGAGCCGTTGCTTTTGAAACCAATGTAGAAGGCCACCGCCGTACCGAGCAGCGCCACGGGCTGCCACGGAATATCGAGAACGTGCACGTTGAGTGGCCCGTAGAGCAGGCAAATCAGCGTGTTATAAACGGTAAAAATGAGCAGGCTGCGGCGTGTGAGCTGCCACACTACTTCCCAGCGGAGGTTTTTGCGAACGTACATGAGGGGGCAATAACTATTAATTTTCCCGGGGTGTTACGCCGCTGGCATTAAATCCCGATTAATTCCGCAGCGCGGCAATACACTTCAGCTCGATGGCGATGGGCGTGGGCAGGCAGTTTATTTCGAGGGTGGTGCGGCAGGGCTGGGCCGTGGCGAAGTACTCAGCATAGAGGCGGTTATAGGTCGGGAAGTCGTCCCTCATATTGGTCAGGAACACGGTCACGTCCACCAAATCGTCCCACTCGGCCCCGGCTTCTTCCAGAATGTAGCGCACGTTCTGAAACACGGCGTGACACTGGCTCTCAAAGTCATAGCGCAGAATGTTGCCATCCTCGTCCACTTCCACTCCGGGAATGGCTTTCTGGCCGCGCTGGCGCGGGCCCACGCCGGACAGAAACAACAGGTTGCCCACGCGGCGGGTGTAGGGGTAGGCACCCACGGGCTCGGGGGCGCGGCTTTCGGTAGTCATAACGCTTCGCTTAATGAGGAATGAGAAGATGGTCAGCCCCAGCGGGGTCGTACCCGGAGGGCAACGTATCGGCAGCAATATCGGCCCAGATGGCACGTCAAATCCCCAGCGGGGTCGTACCCGGAGGGCGACACTCGTCGAACGAGTGCCGCCCTCCGGGTACGACCCCGCTGGGGATTTGACGTTTTATCAAAGCGACCGATACTACCGACATACCGCA
This region includes:
- a CDS encoding FUSC family membrane protein, which codes for MNHQTRRLRYFFSGQNFSDGVRVTVSILLPAVLLGQWGHFEAGLSIATGAVCVSVTDTPGPAAHRRNGMLAALVLVGLTALLTGAAALNVWTLALEIGALSFGLTMLLVWGARAGAVGTATLLSVVLLLAHPPALAAAPAHAGLLLLGGIWYAGLALVAYQVRPYRPAQQALGECIHALARFLDLKAKFYNPATALEEDYRQLVAQQVVVNEKQEAVRDLIFRTRQIVNETTSTGRRLVLTFVETVDLYERITVGYYDYSAVREAFGHTGVLEDVARLIRHVATELDHLGVAIQTNHAHPGTGPVLTAEWDRLQARISALDTDADSGANALVLKKILVNLRDIIQRVGNIRRYFDEALSAAAPAASRAADHTQFVARQEIELRALSQNFTMKSAVFRHAVRMTVACLVAYAVAETLWHGQHNYWILMTVTIMLKPGFSLTRQRNTERIIGTLAGGALGGLVLWAVPWPEARFAVLVVFMVVAYSFQRTVYLVTVVFLTAYLLIMFRFLGLSYLGVAQERITDTLMGCAIAFSAGYLLFPSWESEQLTDYMAAALRANLAYLRQLADRLAGRPLTPNDYRLLRKNVYVSGANLAAAFQRMLTEPKSKQHRPTETHEFVVLNHILSSNIAALTGTLREAAPAVPPFPPDSRRVLTSAVAALSKSLARIAPATAAPVEELAAPEPNISVEAADDKLLLEQLTFLQKVSGDIGKVTEVLAG
- a CDS encoding RidA family protein, translated to MTTESRAPEPVGAYPYTRRVGNLLFLSGVGPRQRGQKAIPGVEVDEDGNILRYDFESQCHAVFQNVRYILEEAGAEWDDLVDVTVFLTNMRDDFPTYNRLYAEYFATAQPCRTTLEINCLPTPIAIELKCIAALRN
- a CDS encoding bestrophin family protein; the encoded protein is MVPFSVLVSWVFNVIEAAGYTSENPFENDIYDVPMTAICRSIEIDLRELLEETELPPKVEAVNDVMY
- a CDS encoding bestrophin family protein, producing MYVRKNLRWEVVWQLTRRSLLIFTVYNTLICLLYGPLNVHVLDIPWQPVALLGTAVAFYIGFKSNGSYDRFWEGRQLWGSIVNTSRVWAIRSFDYVQAMPDGVGLDPRYITELHRRLLYRQIAWCNALRLHLRRQTAALWDTEVAPFLPPAEAQMAKMLSNPPTHLLRRQSVELRELYKRGLLTEFRQVAMMQTIQDLLNAQGGCERIKNTPFPRQFAYFSFVFVWVFAAILPLGLVEEFDSRQALASTASG